The Spea bombifrons isolate aSpeBom1 chromosome 7, aSpeBom1.2.pri, whole genome shotgun sequence genomic interval AAGGGCAGATCTATTAATGGACCGTCATCATATTCTATGGTTCCAGGTCTGTGTATAATAAAGACCCACCGCCATTGTCCTCCAGCAATTAAACACAACCAGGCCACTGATACCTGGGGCAAATCAACCGTTATCTTCCCCACCGGGGCCTGGGGTATAGAAATAAACCAGAGCTTGTGTAAATGCACCGAGGGCCCCACATCCAGCTGTGAGCAAACGGCCACCTCCGGCCCCGATGACTCCGGATGGAATAACCCAGTTATTATTAGGGTTAGCAGGgtgtaaagaaacatttaattcaAACCGCGTTCACCGCAAGTAcagaaatgattatttattgctttatatagcgctgtacaatgccaTGACCTGCGCATGAACGGTTCTTGGGAGCCGGGAGATGCCCCCTCTGTATGATTTGTGCTTTAATTGCAGTTCTGTTTTCTTATATCCTAAGTACGCGAGCGCGTTCTCCAGAGAAGGATCCATGAGCTGGAGTTGCCTGACGGTGAGAAGCTGATGCTGGAGGTGCGACGTCCGGACGCCGATGCTTCAAAAACCAACGCGGTCCACACCGGTGTCCAGGATCTTCCAGCGGTGAGTACTTTCTGCCACGCAGCTGCAAAGGAATCATGGGGCAAAAAGCCCAATAATTCCTGATGACGGAAGGACCCATCATCATTCCACGCGCCCAGAATATCCTCGGCTTCTGGCCGTCTTATCCAGCAGGACCGAGCTGTCTGTAGTTATCAGGGAAGATCAGGggggtatctgtgttatatacagggtgtgtaagagagtgtgagacgCGGGTATCGAACACCCCACACTCCCCAACCCTGCGCAGGCAAGCTTCCAGAACGATGCCCCCTCTTCAGAAGCAATAAGAACGGAGGTCACAGTGAGGGTCTAGAGGAAAAATCTTTCAGAAGGTTTTTGGGAGACCGAGATGAATTAtatcagcaaaaaaatattaaccagCGTAGGTCTCTTACATGATAATTTATAGAACGCAGCCCCCCAAcgcaaaaatatatgttaagtCCATAAAACCTCTAATAGTATAAAGACGTCTGACCTGCACtccatacatttatattcacctCTTACAGGACAGAAAAGCCACGGGAAGCCAGCAAGATCCAGGTAAGCAGCACGCCGGTGGCCGTCATGGCTCCGGTGGCATTTCAGTCACACCGTAATGTATGCGCTCCGTGTCCCGGGATCGTGTATTTGTATTGTCTCGCGAGTACTCATTGGCCGGGTGACTCCTGTCGCGCGAGTACTCATTGGCCGGGTGACTCCTGTCGCGCGAGTACTCATTGGCCGGGTGACTCCTGTCGCGCGAGTACTCATTGGCCGGGTGACTCCTGTCGCGCGAGTACTCATTGGCCGGGTGACTCCTGTCGCGCGAGTACTCATTGGCCGGGTGACTCCTGTCGCGCGAGTACTCATTGGCCGGGTGACTCCTGTCTCGCGAGTACTCATTGGCCGGGTGACTCCTGTCGGGCGAGGACTCATTGGCCGGGTGACTCCTGTCGGGCGAGGACTCATTGGCCGGGTGACTCCTGTCGCGCGAGGACTCATTGGCCGGGTGACTCCTGTCGCGCGAGGACTCATTGGCCGGGTGACTCCTGTCGCGCGAGGACTCATTGGCCGGGTGACTCCTGTCGCGCGAGGACTCATTGGCCGGGTGACTCCTGTCGCGCGAGTACTCATTGGCTGGGTGACTCCTGTCTCCGTGCtttatgtttgcactttccTTCTCGTGTCTCACTAATCACTACGCGTGGTGCTCCTCTTCTTCTCCCTGCACGCTCCATATTCCAAGCTTTGGGTGAATGGGGATTCTCCGTCAGACTGCACCCGGGCATCGCTGCGATGATGTCATTACCCGCGTTTTCGTGGACTGCTCAGGCCGGGCTCAGGCAGAGCGACTTCAGATATCTGTGATTTAGGGTCAGGCTGCACGATACGCGGAAGCAGAGCTTAATCTCCCCGTTCCTCTCCAAGTTTCCGCAGCCGCAGAGGGATCTCCTCGCGAAGCCGACGAGGAGAGGCAGGAACCCGCGTCTTCTTTGGTTCTAGTGGAAAACCTTCCGCCGTCCCACACGGAGCAAGTGCTAGGCCTTCTGTTGGAGAACGTCAGTAATAAAGAGGCCGACCGAGACTTCCACGTGGAGATGATCCCGGAGATCAGCTCTGCCGCGGTCACGTTCATCTGTGACATTGGTGAGAGACGGCGCTGATTTCTGCCCACCCCTCTCTCTGCCAACCCctctctctgcccacccctcTCTCTGCCGACCCAATGTGTGATTTTTCTTCCCCCCCCCACAGATATTGCAGATTTCATCCAAAAATTTGCTGAGTGTAAGAGGGCGATTCAGTATAAACTGAGCGCAAAGGTTCTGGAAGAAACTAGAAGTATCCGAGTGGAGCATTTACCCCCAGAAACCACCGAGGATCTACTAATGAATTACTTTGAGAGTTCGAAACACGGAGGAGGAAAAGTGGAAGAGGTCGTGCTGCTTCCCGAAGAAGGCGCTGCGTGCGTCACGTTTCTGGATAAAAGAGGTGAGTAAAGCATTGCCGGGAGGTAGATATACAATCCGAGCTCTCGTAGGACAATGGGAGGAAAAACCTGAGGAGAAGCCCAGAATCCgccgcagatcggccccattcggccccatctagtcgccaGTTTTTCAAGCAGTAGAAATGGTGTTTCCTGATGTTTACCGTTTTGGGGAGGGGAGCgttattgtaataaatgggGTGATAGTTCTGATGagtatttttacagttttgtattgTTACAGTTGCTAGGAGGGTGCTGTCGGGACGGCATGTGTTGGGGAAGACGCCGCTATCGGTGTATCCGTACATCCAGACTCTGGCTATAGCCCTGTATGGGAAGAACGGGCCGCGCGTAACGGAACCCCTGCCCCTGGAGTTCCCTGTGAGTCCGTACATCCTAGAATTCATCTTGAAAGACCCACAAAGAAAGCACAACGTAGAGGAAAAGATGAAGACTCAGTACTGTGAGATCACTTGGCCAGATCTGAGCCATTCAAACCCTGACATTAAGCTGTGTATTCCTAGAGACATCGCCACCCGTCTCCGGACCCTGGCAAAGATTGCCCCGACCTGGGAAGATAGAGCTTCCAATGTGTTCTCCATGGAAATGTCAAAGTTCAGAGTCACGGAGCATGACGTGAAGGCATCCGTGTGGGGAGCTATCAAAGAGAAAGCCATCGGCTCCGCGTATTCTGGAGTCTTGATCAAACCAAACTTGGATAACGAGAAGGTCTTCGTTGCAGGGTATTCCCAGGATGTAATAAAGACAGACGCGCCATTCAAGAATCTCCTTGAAAATACCATTAAGAAGATGAACAGAGAAAACCAAAGTGTGACAACAGCCGAGCGACTTGCGCCAGCATTATACGAAATCATATCGAGAAGCGATCTGCTGGCAAACGTGGAATCAGTCACTACGGACCTAAAGATGAACTACGATCCATCAACAAAGACGCTGCAGCTCTGTGGACAAAAGGAAGACGTGCGCTATGCCAAAAACGAAATCCTCAATTTAAAGCAACTTTTGAAATCCAAACGAATCCCCGTGGATCCTCACGTGGCGCAGTTCCTACTCTGTGCCGACAGCGAAGAGATGTCGTGCGTCCTGTTCACTCGACACAACATTAACGCGATGTACGAGCTCGACGATGACAGAGTTAAATTATCCGGCTACTCCACCGAGGACCTGTCCAAGgcagaaaagaaaatacaacaaGGGTTGGTCAGCAAGAAAGTCACCGTCGACGACAAGAGCGTCATCCAAAAGCCAGAGTGGAGCCGCCTACAGGAAtccttaaataattcattcaaCGCGGAGACGTGTAAATTCCGCATGGAGCAGTTCCCCGCAGGAGCAGAAAATCAGGTGGTGATCAGCGGGCTCTCTGCGGAGGTCCTGGAGACCTACGGCCAGATCCATGACTTTGTGGAGAAGAACACTGTGTCGGAGAAGGCGATCGAGGTCCAGAATGTGGCCGTCGTGCACTTTATTAAAGATGAAAAGAAGCGGCTCTGCCGGGAAGTAGAAGAGATGAACGTGAAAATGACTACGAATCAGAGAACGATTACTCTGACCGGTCCGAGATCTTCTGTTGTTAAGGCGGCCGCCCAAATACAAAGCGCTCTGTCCTCTCTGTCCACGGACACTCTGCGCATCAACAAACCAGGAGCAAAGAAGTTTTGTGAGTCAAACGAAGGTGAGCTTGTAAGCAAAGCAAAAAACGACTTCAAGTGTTTGATATATTTGCAGAAAGATGGAGGAAAGGAGTTATGGGAAAGTAACGCGAATACGTGGGATCCTCACTGCCAAGTAACCCTCGCTGACGGAGTCACCATCGCCGTGTATAAAGGTGACCTGAGCGGCCACCACGTCGACGCCGTCGTTAATGCGGCCAATGAAGACTTGAAGCATATCGGAGGACTGGCTCTGGCGTTATTGAGAGCATCAGGACCGAAACTACAAGCGGACAGCGATCGGATAGTGCGGGAAAACGGACATCTGTCAGCCGGCGACGCGGTTGTCACCGAGGCCGGTAACTTGCCCTGTAAGCAGGTCATACATGCTGTTGGACCCAGATGGAATTCGTCGGCGGCGCTGAAATGCGAGCGGCTTCTCCGGAAAGCGATAGGCAGGAGTTTGGAACTGGCGACAGACGGAGGTCACGCTTCCATCGCTATTCCAGCTGTCAGCGCAGGGATTTTTGGGTTTCCGTTAAAGCAATGTGTGGAAAATATAATAGAATCCGTAAGGGAATACCTGGAGGATCACCGCCACGGAACCCGCCTGAAACGGATACATCTCGTGGACCCCACAGAACCAGTCATTCAAGCCTTTGCCGAGGCTTTAAAAAAGCAGTTTGGAGATCAAAACTCAGAGAAAactgtgaaaaataaagaaaaaaaagaggcttCCAAAAGCggaaaacaaataaagaagACGCTCAATCAACTGACAACCAAGGAGGGTCTGACAATCTCGCTGACCCGAGGAAACATTGAAGACGTCGCGGTTCGTATTTTGGGTTTTATTTCTCAATTCATATATTTCTTCCAAGTAGgattatacttttttgtttttgcatgtatttttaaataaatgcaacGTTTCTCTCCGAATCAGAACCTCCGTAATCGAAGCGTAGTTCAGAAGCTCGTGTTTTATCaagacatatctatatatttatacacacgcacacacgctagTATGTCgtattatttactgtttcatatagcgccatcatatcccGTAGTGTTGTACCAAGAACTCATACAGTTCTGTGTTCAGGCCGATGTGATCGTAAACAGTGTGGGGAAGGACCTTTATCTTAATAGCGGGGGAGCCTCCAAAGCTCTGTTTGTGAAGGCCGGGCAGAAACTGCAAGAAAATCTTCACCAAGCGAGCCAGGGGGTCCCGGTGAAGAAAGGCTGCGTGTTTGTGACGGACGGCTGGGGGCTTTCCTGTAAGGCTGTTTTTCATGCGGTGGTGCCACGTTGGGACGGACCAACAAGTTCTTCTGGGAAGGTAAGGAAAACGGATGCTTTTTGGGCacattttgtttatgtttttcttcttgtaGATAAATGAAAAGTCCTAAGACATGTAAAGGCATCAGTTACATCATTAAAAGACGAGGCATTTATGTGGTTAATTCGGTAAAACTCCCCCAACGTCCCAAACTAGAA includes:
- the PARP14 gene encoding protein mono-ADP-ribosyltransferase PARP14, with protein sequence MGDFEFPVALRWDQGPERLKQVKNKLLTYFQSKRKSDGGECVIKKLDCSGGHILIHFNQETVRERVLQRRIHELELPDGEKLMLEVRRPDADASKTNAVHTGVQDLPADRKATGSQQDPVSAAAEGSPREADEERQEPASSLVLVENLPPSHTEQVLGLLLENVSNKEADRDFHVEMIPEISSAAVTFICDIDIADFIQKFAECKRAIQYKLSAKVLEETRSIRVEHLPPETTEDLLMNYFESSKHGGGKVEEVVLLPEEGAACVTFLDKRVARRVLSGRHVLGKTPLSVYPYIQTLAIALYGKNGPRVTEPLPLEFPVSPYILEFILKDPQRKHNVEEKMKTQYCEITWPDLSHSNPDIKLCIPRDIATRLRTLAKIAPTWEDRASNVFSMEMSKFRVTEHDVKASVWGAIKEKAIGSAYSGVLIKPNLDNEKVFVAGYSQDVIKTDAPFKNLLENTIKKMNRENQSVTTAERLAPALYEIISRSDLLANVESVTTDLKMNYDPSTKTLQLCGQKEDVRYAKNEILNLKQLLKSKRIPVDPHVAQFLLCADSEEMSCVLFTRHNINAMYELDDDRVKLSGYSTEDLSKAEKKIQQGLVSKKVTVDDKSVIQKPEWSRLQESLNNSFNAETCKFRMEQFPAGAENQVVISGLSAEVLETYGQIHDFVEKNTVSEKAIEVQNVAVVHFIKDEKKRLCREVEEMNVKMTTNQRTITLTGPRSSVVKAAAQIQSALSSLSTDTLRINKPGAKKFCESNEGELVSKAKNDFKCLIYLQKDGGKELWESNANTWDPHCQVTLADGVTIAVYKGDLSGHHVDAVVNAANEDLKHIGGLALALLRASGPKLQADSDRIVRENGHLSAGDAVVTEAGNLPCKQVIHAVGPRWNSSAALKCERLLRKAIGRSLELATDGGHASIAIPAVSAGIFGFPLKQCVENIIESVREYLEDHRHGTRLKRIHLVDPTEPVIQAFAEALKKQFGDQNSEKTVKNKEKKEASKSGKQIKKTLNQLTTKEGLTISLTRGNIEDVAADVIVNSVGKDLYLNSGGASKALFVKAGQKLQENLHQASQGVPVKKGCVFVTDGWGLSCKAVFHAVVPRWDGPTSSSGKVLGQIVHTCLDTAEKNQMKSISFPAIGTGVLGFPKDKAAAFMFDEILSFSSKNKAQCLQRVDFVLHPSDTDSFTAFSSELAQRMDIRPSRKLNQGDSAAPSGAVASPALGVHEMNIGPVAFQVKTGDITKEDADIIVNSSNDTFTLRSGVSKAILEAAGQSVYDECVTLGSQPHKRFILTKGGRLRCQNILHVCLGLFSNDIKECVVEALEACEKQQVASVAFPAIGTGVGNLSSSAVAAAMLDAVRHFANSKSPPSIQKVKVVIFQKQMMDDFYAVMTKDEGNGAPKPSVFTRFTNFLTSLFPSNEPSSKTNVFELKEDLEPAIFHLCGESLPTVRKATSWLEDLILKEQDENVITDECIEDFGDQECQRLCELQKERNVAICFQKSKISVSGLSRDVLHSSKEIQALINDIRVTQTRRKEAELCSSLVEWKYQDSSGFTPFDIMTNMELEKASLENRQSFPIRIAGNNYTVNMELKVASDSQGGQVRLQRVSKIGQYLELPSHWDPMNDDQVKTVQLSPASAEFADIQKEFAKTCNMNIIKIERIQNRGLWLGYQTKKQSIDTKNGTGNNEKRLFHGTDPGKVATINHNGFNRSYAGMNAAAFGNGTYFAVQAIYSAHDTYSKPDGNSQKYMYLARVITGIYCAGRGGMLAPPPKNAANPTDLHDSVTDNLSQPSMYVIFNDIQAYPEYLITFRK